From the Parafrankia discariae genome, the window CGCCGCCCGCGCGCTCGACCGGACGTCCGACGGCGGCCGGGACCACCCGCGCGGGCCGGTCGGTCAGGCGCCGGGGCCCCAGGGGTCGCGGGCGGCCCCGGAGCGTTCGCGGGCCTTCATCCGAGCCTCGTAGACGTGCCGTCGGCCGTCGGTGAGCAGGGCGCGCACCCGCTCCTCCGTGCTGACGAACGGCTGGTAGTACAGATCGTCGTACTCCTCGACGATCTGGAACGTCCACCGTCCGTCCAGCACGTTGCGGCCGTGCAGCTCCCGTCGAACCTCCGCCGCCAGCCGCGGGTGCCCGGCCTCGCGAAGGGCGTCCAGTGCCTCGCCGAGAATGAGATCGGCGCGGCCGGAGAGCTGGTGGAAGGAGTACAGCGCGCCCCGCGCGCGCTCCACCCACTCGAGCGCCTCGCTGAGTTTGCCGGCGGCCGCCGAGGTCGCGTCGTCGACCTGGGGGGCGGTTCGATCGGCCGTGGGCGCCGGCGGCGTCACGCCCGCCGTGGGCGCGGCACGTGCGGTGGGCCGCTGGGCCGCCCACGAGGCCTGGCGATCGTGTCGCCCTGCGGTATTCGGTGGATGGGCGCTGGTCACAGTACCTGCGTGCCCGTCCGGGCCGGGCACAATCAAGGCGATCTTGTTTGGGTCATTCGGGCCGGCTGAGGAGCCCGGCACGATGGGTGTGGCGCGAGGCGGGCGACGGGCGCGAGGCGGGCAGCCGACGCGAGGCAGCCGACGGAGGGAACACGGTGGACCGGGAAGACGCGGTGGACCGGGAAGACACTGATGGTCCCTGGTGGGTGCACTGCCGGTGCGGTGAGCTCAACGGCGAACATCCGACCGGAGCCGACGCCCGGGCGGCGGCGGACGGCCATCCGAGTTCGGACCGGCGATGCGGCGAGATCTCGATGAGCGTCTGCCGACCGGGCGTCGGATTCGTGCCGATGTTCCTGCTGGGCGACGACAGTTGCACCGACGCGACGACCGACCAGGACGCCGACGGCCAGTGGCGGGTCACCTGCGCCTGCGGCGCGCTGGACACCCTGTGCTTCCTCACCGCACAGGACGCGGAGGAGTCGATGGGCGACCATCTCGACGCCGAGGACGCCCGTGCCCGCGCGCTTTTCGAGCAACTCGCCGGGGACGGCTTCGAAGGCCGCCTCCGGCGCGGCTGACGGGCCAAGCCGGCCTGGGCCGGGCCAGTCTGGGCCAGGCCAGGCGGTCCAAATCAGCCGAGCTGGGGCCGGGGCCGGCGGCGGGCGCACTGACGAGCGACCGTCGACCTGCCCTCCGGGACGGTCGGGTGATGTCCCGGACACCGCCGCCGCGGGCTGTGAGATCCTGGCCAGGTACCCGGCGGGCACCTGGCCAGGCGAACTCCGGCACGCCGGACAAAGCCTGGCAGCGTCTCCGCAGGTCAGGAGGGCTCGCCTAGTGGCCGATGGCGGCGGTCTTGAAATGCTTACGGTGCCTCGGATTTCGGCCTGATCGAAACGGCCCGTGAGCTGCGGCGCGAGCGGGTGACCTGGATCGACGGGCCGTACGTGCTTGGGCGTCGGGTCCAGCAAAGTCCCGCAGGGTCCCGTCGCTGACCAGCCTCCACGGAACAGGCACGGAACGGTTCCGCGGGCCTGCGCGGCGCATCGACGGCGGTCTTGAAAACTACTCGGGACGCCGACCGGCCCGGCGCCGTGTGGTCCTCCTGACCTCGGTGAACCCGGCCTGACCTGGGCGGATCCCTCGCATTGATCGTCGGTGCGTGGTCCCGGCGAGTCCCACGGGATCCCACTGTTGACCATGGTTCACGGGCGCATGGCGGGCAGCATCCGGGCGGGATCACGAGGCGTCAGCGGGCGTCTCCGCCCACGGGCTGGTGGTAGTAGTGGCTCCCATTTCTTTGTCCCGTTCCCCGGACAGCTCCTTCGCCTGTGCGGTACGCCGGCCGGGTCCGCCTGAAGATCATTAAATGCTGGCTGTCTGGCTGTCACGCCACAGCGCCGGAAACCTCTCGTTCGAGTCAAAGATCAGGAAGATCTCGATCGTTGCCGTGCAGTGGGTGCCCGTCGTACCGGCAGGGTCAGGTGATCGTCACCGGATCGCAAGGCGACTGCTACGATGTGGACTAGTTGTTGTCCTGATCCTGTTTGCTAGTCCACCAGCCCGGTAGGCTGATGCCATGCCCTCGAACCCTTCCAACATCCAGGCGGACGAGCTCTCGGAGGTAGAGACAGATCTAGTCCATGTGGCGCGACTCGCCCTCGCCTCGAACTCCTCTCACGCACAGGTGACGCTCCGGCGCCTTGCACGGCGATACAGAGACAGAAGGCCGGCGCTGGCATCGGATCTCGTCATGCTCCTTCGCGAAAGCCCCCTCAGGAGTAGTGCTGGTCGCGCAACGGTAATGGCGGAGCCGATCGACACGGAGTCACGCCTTCCTCTCGTTCGCGAAGAAGAGCATGTAGTACTTTCGGTTGAGCCAGTACTTGATACGGAAACAAATGCCTTGCTGCAACAGCTTCTTCGGGAACATCGAATGCCCGAACCTCTACTTGAGGCGGGTATATCCCCTACTCGAACTGCACTTTTTACGGGCCCTCCTGGTGTTGGAAAAACTCTCGCTGCACGTTGGCTAGCCAGGGAACTTGGCGTCCCCTTGATAGTGCTGGATCTTTCGACCGTTATTAGTAGTTTGCTGGGTCGCACAGGAAATAATCTTCGCAAGGTTCTTGATTACGCCAAGAGCACAAAAAGCATCCTACTTCTCGATGAGCTTGATGCTATTGCGAAGAAGCGTGATGACGTAACGGATGTCGGTGAACTAAAGAGGTTGGTAACGGTACTTCTGCAAGAAGTTGATTCCTGGCCGGAGGGATCCCTTCTTCTAGCCGCAACGAACCACCCCGAACTACTCGACCCGGCAGTGTGGCGACGATTTGAGCTTCTCGTCGAGTTTCCCCTACCTGAGTCGGAGAAACTTGCAGCAGCGATTCAGCGGTATCTTGACGGAAATGAAATTGGGAACGAAACGCTTTCCATGCTTGCGCAACTTTATGTGGGATCGTCATTCAATGACGTAGAACGTGAGGTGATGCGGGCTCGTCGGGCGGCTGTCTTGGACGGGACCTCCATCGAGCAGGCGCTTTTCCAGATAGCCCAGATTCGTATCCGAACGCTGCCGGCGGCCCAGCGCGGACGCTTTGTAGCCGAAATAATCAGAAGTACGGGAATGTCTCAGAGGCGAGCCAGCGAAATGACTGGTGTAAGTAGAGACACTATCCGTAAATATATGGTGAATCAGCCAAGCGGCAGCGTTAGCAGAGAGGAAATTGGGGATGCCGGATGAGCCGCGCTTTCTCCTCGGTTACGGTGAGCGTCTGACGGAACGTATCCCTCCGCCCGGTGGTGGAGGGGGGACGCAACTCGCCTACTCTTACCAGGAGGCAATAGAGCGTTTGCGCCCGAGGGTTAGGGAAGCTGCAACTATTTTGGACGCATTGCCACGCTCGGCATGTCCGGAAAATGAAGCCATCGGGGTAGTAACACTCCATCCTCAGTCCATCGCAAAATCGTATCATCCGCAGCAGCTATTTGACGAGTTTAGTCTTAGACAGGTAGGAAGCCGTCCCGTCACAGTCCAGCCGGAAAGATGGACTAGAGACGGGGATCCTCAGCCGCTGCCAAGTACAGATATATTTGTCGCAGGGAAACGTGAATCATTCGATCGTTGGGCCGCCGAGCTCGGCAATTTCCCGCATCGAATTAGTGATCAGATCCAACGATTGGAAGACTTCCGTGCGCCCACCAGCGCCGAGAAGATACGCAATACTTCTGGGGATTCGCAGATTTATTCGGCCGCATCAGTTGTACTCGAAGTCGGTCTACATGCAAGTAACTCTCGTGCGGCACAGTACATTATTTTGGCGTTTGAAGAATATGCGTTGTCGCTTGATGTGCAGCCCGACCTAGATCGTAGAGTGTACGCAGGTGGTCTGTGCTTTATGCCCGTCGAGGCTCCGATTCATGCGGTTTCCGATCTTGCGCGATTTTCTTTTCTCCGGGTTGTACGCCCTATGCCTCGACTGCGCAGGCTGATGCCTATAGAAAGATCAGTCCCACTCCCGAACTCGCCCGTTTCTCCCCTGCCGTCCGAGGGGCCTGTTGATCCCGATCTCCGAATGGCGATCTTCGACGGAGGGTTTGACGAAACGAGTGACCTTGGTAGATGGGTGACCGCTATGGACGCTCAAGGGGTGTCTAGCTCCCGACCGATGCTTCTACAGCACGGCCATGATGTCACTTCAGCTGCTCTCTTCGGCTCTCTTATGGTCGGTAAACCGGCGCCGCGGCCGTACAGTCGAATTGATCATTATCGGGTCCTTGACGAGAAGACTGATAGCGACCCCTACGAGCTTTACGATGTGTTGAAACGGATTGAGAGTGTACTAAAGCAGGAGTGCTATGAGCTTTTCAGCCTCAGTATCGGTCCAGCTCTCCCTGTTGAGGACGATGAGGTTCATGCATGGACGGCGCTTTTGGATGAGTATCTCGCCGACGGTCGCGCACTGGCAGCGGTAGCGGTCGGAAACAATGGGGAAGGCGACTCTGACCTGGGTGAGGCGCGGATCCAAGTACCCTCTGATTGCGTTAATGCCCTTGGTGTAGGCGCTGCGGATAGTGTGCGAGAGGGTTGGCAGCGTGCCAGCTACAGCGCGTTTGGTCCCGGTCGCAGCCCCGGTAGAGTGAAGCCGGATCTCCTACATTTTGGGGGCGAAGACCGTGAGCCATTTATGGTCTACGCCACGGACCGTTCTCCGCAAATAGCGTCGACTTGCGGCACGTCGTTCGCAGCACCTGCGGCGCTACGTCTGGCCTCCGGAATTCGCGCGCACTTTGGTAGTCGTCTGAATCCTCTTGCGCTGAAGGCTCTCCTTATTCATGGTGCAGACGGGGCTATGAATGACAGGTCCGAGGTCGGTTGGGGCCGGCTGAGAGGCGATCTGGAAAGCCTTGTCACCTGCCCAGAGAACACTGTACGCGTGATCTATCAAGGCGAGCTGGAGCCGAGCCAGTACCTTCGCGCGCTGATTCCGATGCCTGATGAGCAGCTAAATGGAATGGTGGAAATCAGCGCGACCTTCTGCTATGCGACAGCTGTAGATCCACAGGACCCGGGAAGTTACACCCGGAGTGGGCTTGAGGTAACTTTCCGCCCCGATGCCCGCCGCTTCGCCAAGGACGACAGTACCGATCCTCAGAGCAAGGCCTTCTTTAAACGTACCAATTATGATTCGGAACAAACTCTGCGCCGAGATGCGCAGAAGTGGGACACAGTCCTCAACGCAAAACAGAGATTTCGCGGGAACACCCTTTATCGTCCCATGTTTGATATCCACTATAATGCGCGTCTGGGTGGAGGTATCGCTAGCTCGGCTAATAAAATCAGGTACGCACTTGTTGTTGCGGTTTACAGCACCAAGACCGACATTTACGATGCCGTGATTCGCACATATGCTGGAAGGCTTGAGGTGCTCCAGCCTGTTGTGGAGATCTCTGTTCGCACGTGAACTTGGCTTGGGGAGAATTTTGGAGGCTGCGACGCGCCCGGCGAGCACGGCCGTCCACGGCCGCGCGCAGGCGGCCGCGCGGCGCGGCCTCCATCGCGCTTGATCCTAAATCGACGGTTTCGGCAACGTGCGGCCTACGTGGTTGCCTCGTGTCGGCGGCGCCATGCGGTGCATCGTTCGACGTAGGCGGGTAGGTGGTCGCGGGCGAAGTCGTCTGGGCTCCACACTGAGGCGGGGAGTATCTCGTTGGGGTCGGCGCAGATGTAGGCCCATGCGTGGCGGTCGTGGTCCAGGCTGATGCGTCCGACGGTGTAGAAGTCGGCTTCGAACGAGTCGAGGGTCTCCCACTCGGCCGGTGTGAGGTCCTCGAAGAGGTGCCCGGTCGCGGTGGCGTCCTGGTCGTGGATGAGGCCGGGATAGATGCGTTCGGGGAGTGCGATGACGCGCCATCCGGTGACGGTGACCGGTGAGCGGTGGGGGTCGCGGTCGATGAGGACGCGGAGCACCTCAGGGAAGAGAAGGCTTCCGTAGACGAACAGGGGTGCCGGGTCCGCCGATGCGGGGGCCAGTCGGCCAGAGGTCGGTGAGCTGGCTCGGGGTGAGGGGCTGTGTGTAGGTGGCACGGAAGACCTTCCCCACGGTGTCGGTGTCGGCGGTGTCGGCGAGATTGACGAACCAGTCGATGCCGGCGGGGTAGGCCCACAGATAGCTGCGTAGCTGGGGGTCGTTGCCGCGGTCGGTGAGGATGTCTGCGATCGTGCCCGCGGTCCAGAACGGGGCGCGGGCGCGGGCGTGCTCGGCGCATGCGGCAACAGGGCGGCCGGTGTTGATGGCCTGGTGGAGCTCGGCGCGGACGAGCTGGAGGTAGTGGTCCAGGCGGACGCGGGCGGTGACCGCGGTGTCGTCGGGGAGGACGAACAGGGGCATGGCCTGGGCGATGCCTTCCAACAGCACCTGGTACGGCACGTGGACCGACAGTAGGCGCGGCCACGGGACGTCGGTGGTCTCGGCGGTGGTGGTGTAGCTGGCGCTTTGGAGCGCGTGGCCGAGGATCTCGTGGAGGGCGAACTGGCGTAGCCGGGTCTTGGTGAAGGCGGCATTGCGGAGGTTGAACCGTAGCCGGACCTGGTGGCCGGTGCCGTCCAGCCAGTAGGCCCAGTAGGCGTCGACGTCGGCGGTCGTGATGTCCAGCGTGTACGGCGCATCGGTTTCGGCAAGGGCCCGGACAGCGGGCTCCAGCTCGTCGGCGGCGGCTCGGATGAGGTCCGGCGCGTCGGCGGTGTCGACCGGGCCTTCGGTATCGCGGAGCTGGCGGTCGGTGTCCGGTCCCCAGGAAATCCCGAGATCAGCGAGTGCCGCGCGGGCGCGGTCGCCTAC encodes:
- a CDS encoding AAA family ATPase, translated to MPSNPSNIQADELSEVETDLVHVARLALASNSSHAQVTLRRLARRYRDRRPALASDLVMLLRESPLRSSAGRATVMAEPIDTESRLPLVREEEHVVLSVEPVLDTETNALLQQLLREHRMPEPLLEAGISPTRTALFTGPPGVGKTLAARWLARELGVPLIVLDLSTVISSLLGRTGNNLRKVLDYAKSTKSILLLDELDAIAKKRDDVTDVGELKRLVTVLLQEVDSWPEGSLLLAATNHPELLDPAVWRRFELLVEFPLPESEKLAAAIQRYLDGNEIGNETLSMLAQLYVGSSFNDVEREVMRARRAAVLDGTSIEQALFQIAQIRIRTLPAAQRGRFVAEIIRSTGMSQRRASEMTGVSRDTIRKYMVNQPSGSVSREEIGDAG
- a CDS encoding S8 family peptidase, with amino-acid sequence MPDEPRFLLGYGERLTERIPPPGGGGGTQLAYSYQEAIERLRPRVREAATILDALPRSACPENEAIGVVTLHPQSIAKSYHPQQLFDEFSLRQVGSRPVTVQPERWTRDGDPQPLPSTDIFVAGKRESFDRWAAELGNFPHRISDQIQRLEDFRAPTSAEKIRNTSGDSQIYSAASVVLEVGLHASNSRAAQYIILAFEEYALSLDVQPDLDRRVYAGGLCFMPVEAPIHAVSDLARFSFLRVVRPMPRLRRLMPIERSVPLPNSPVSPLPSEGPVDPDLRMAIFDGGFDETSDLGRWVTAMDAQGVSSSRPMLLQHGHDVTSAALFGSLMVGKPAPRPYSRIDHYRVLDEKTDSDPYELYDVLKRIESVLKQECYELFSLSIGPALPVEDDEVHAWTALLDEYLADGRALAAVAVGNNGEGDSDLGEARIQVPSDCVNALGVGAADSVREGWQRASYSAFGPGRSPGRVKPDLLHFGGEDREPFMVYATDRSPQIASTCGTSFAAPAALRLASGIRAHFGSRLNPLALKALLIHGADGAMNDRSEVGWGRLRGDLESLVTCPENTVRVIYQGELEPSQYLRALIPMPDEQLNGMVEISATFCYATAVDPQDPGSYTRSGLEVTFRPDARRFAKDDSTDPQSKAFFKRTNYDSEQTLRRDAQKWDTVLNAKQRFRGNTLYRPMFDIHYNARLGGGIASSANKIRYALVVAVYSTKTDIYDAVIRTYAGRLEVLQPVVEISVRT
- a CDS encoding gamma-glutamylcyclotransferase family protein — encoded protein: MLRVLIDRDPHRSPVTVTGWRVIALPERIYPGLIHDQDATATGHLFEDLTPAEWETLDSFEADFYTVGRISLDHDRHAWAYICADPNEILPASVWSPDDFARDHLPAYVERCTAWRRRHEATT